Proteins co-encoded in one Burkholderia ambifaria AMMD genomic window:
- the pgl gene encoding 6-phosphogluconolactonase, with the protein MIEIHAFDTQEAQSEALARAVGEALRAALGGPARPTLAVSGGTSPRPFLQTLSHAALDWAGVDVTLVDDRWVPEDDAASNAHLVRDTLLQHAAAPARFLPLVDTSTALDAHVAALNANADYRVPTVAVLGMGEDGHTASIFADAPEWDHAITTPERFVAVHPGAAPHARVSFSLDALKRVDRLFLLIAGSRKRDVLDAAAATLQKNAISHLANDKGTQLDVYWCAK; encoded by the coding sequence GTGATCGAGATTCACGCTTTCGACACCCAGGAAGCGCAAAGCGAAGCGCTCGCGCGCGCCGTGGGCGAGGCGCTGCGCGCCGCGCTCGGCGGCCCCGCGCGCCCGACGCTCGCGGTGTCCGGCGGCACGAGCCCGCGCCCGTTCCTGCAAACGCTGTCGCACGCGGCGCTCGACTGGGCCGGCGTCGACGTCACGCTGGTCGACGACCGCTGGGTGCCGGAGGACGACGCGGCCAGCAACGCGCACCTCGTGCGCGACACGCTGCTGCAGCACGCGGCGGCCCCTGCCCGCTTCCTGCCGCTCGTCGACACCAGCACGGCGCTCGATGCGCACGTCGCCGCGCTGAACGCGAACGCCGACTACCGCGTGCCGACCGTCGCCGTGCTCGGCATGGGCGAAGACGGCCACACCGCGTCGATCTTCGCGGACGCGCCCGAATGGGACCACGCGATCACGACGCCCGAGCGCTTCGTCGCCGTGCATCCCGGCGCCGCGCCGCATGCGCGCGTGAGCTTTTCGCTCGATGCGCTGAAGCGCGTCGACCGGCTCTTCCTGTTGATCGCGGGCAGCCGCAAACGCGACGTGCTCGACGCCGCGGCCGCCACGCTGCAGAAGAACGCGATTTCCCACCTGGCCAACGACAAGGGGACCCAGCTCGATGTCTACTGGTGCGCAAAGTAA
- a CDS encoding trimeric intracellular cation channel family protein, which yields MPHPRLTLAISILEAIATLAFAISGFIEARKNRLDSVGTFVVALATAFGGGTLRDILLERRPFYWVIHDDYVIAIFVLALFAPIVLRMLSRLSAERLLLVADAIGLGIFSISGTAIALDAEMPRFIAVMMGVITGVVGGIIRDVLCNDIPLILRDSRPYATCAFVGCWFYLLLAWLQFDSVYSVLFATGFILVARLATFKFDVRLPH from the coding sequence GTGCCGCATCCTAGGCTGACGCTCGCGATCTCGATACTGGAAGCGATCGCGACGCTCGCCTTCGCGATCTCGGGCTTCATCGAGGCGCGCAAGAACCGTCTCGACTCGGTCGGCACGTTCGTCGTCGCGCTCGCTACCGCGTTCGGCGGCGGCACGCTGCGCGACATCCTGCTCGAACGCCGGCCGTTCTACTGGGTCATCCACGACGACTACGTGATCGCGATCTTCGTGCTCGCGCTGTTCGCGCCGATCGTGCTGCGGATGCTGTCGCGGCTGTCGGCGGAGCGGCTGCTGCTGGTGGCCGATGCGATCGGGCTCGGCATCTTCAGCATCTCGGGCACCGCGATCGCGCTCGATGCCGAGATGCCGCGCTTCATCGCGGTGATGATGGGTGTGATCACCGGCGTGGTCGGCGGCATCATCCGCGACGTGCTGTGCAACGACATCCCGCTGATCCTGCGCGATTCGCGGCCGTACGCGACCTGCGCGTTCGTCGGTTGCTGGTTCTACCTGCTGCTCGCGTGGCTGCAGTTCGACTCGGTGTACAGCGTGCTGTTCGCGACCGGCTTCATCCTCGTCGCGCGGCTCGCGACGTTCAAGTTCGACGTGCGGTTGCCGCACTGA
- a CDS encoding ABC transporter substrate-binding protein: protein MKVRSIMGALCAAGLMAGAVAAQAAENVTVLHWWTSGGESKAVGVLKDDLQKQGYVWKDFAVAGGAGAAAMTALKTKVISGDSPSAAQIKGPLIQDWADQGVLVNIDSAAGDWKQNLPPEIDKIIKYKGHTVAAPFSVHRVNWLYINKAALDKIGAKVPTTWPEFFAVADKLKAAGIQPVAMGGQPWQDLTLWEDVVLSQGPAFYKKALVDLDQATLNSPQMVSVFDTVRKIQGYFDTGRNGRDWNLATAMVINGKAGMQFMGDWAKGEFENAGKKAGKDYICAAVPGTANSYTFNVDSFVFFQQKGQKDATPGQLALAKTIMTPAFQEQFSLLKGSVPVRLGVKMDKFDDCAKKSYADEQTAIKSGGFVPSLAHGMAQGDATAGAITDVVTKFMNSQQDSKSAVAALAKAAKVK from the coding sequence ATGAAAGTTCGCTCGATCATGGGCGCGCTCTGCGCCGCGGGTCTGATGGCTGGCGCCGTGGCGGCGCAGGCGGCCGAGAACGTAACGGTGCTGCACTGGTGGACCTCGGGCGGCGAGTCGAAGGCCGTCGGCGTGCTGAAGGACGACCTCCAGAAGCAGGGCTACGTGTGGAAGGACTTCGCGGTCGCGGGCGGCGCGGGCGCGGCGGCCATGACCGCGCTGAAGACCAAGGTGATCAGCGGCGACTCCCCGTCGGCCGCGCAGATCAAGGGCCCGCTGATCCAGGACTGGGCCGATCAAGGCGTGCTCGTCAACATCGATTCCGCTGCCGGCGACTGGAAGCAGAACCTGCCGCCGGAAATCGACAAGATCATCAAGTACAAGGGCCATACCGTCGCCGCGCCGTTCTCGGTGCACCGCGTGAACTGGCTCTATATCAACAAGGCCGCGCTCGACAAGATCGGCGCGAAGGTGCCGACGACCTGGCCCGAGTTCTTCGCGGTGGCCGACAAGCTGAAGGCCGCGGGCATCCAGCCGGTCGCGATGGGCGGCCAGCCGTGGCAGGACCTGACGCTGTGGGAAGACGTCGTGCTGTCGCAGGGCCCGGCGTTCTACAAGAAGGCGCTCGTCGATCTCGACCAGGCCACGCTGAATTCGCCGCAGATGGTGTCGGTGTTCGACACGGTGCGCAAGATCCAGGGCTACTTCGACACGGGCCGCAACGGCCGTGACTGGAACCTCGCGACCGCGATGGTGATCAACGGCAAGGCCGGCATGCAGTTCATGGGCGACTGGGCGAAGGGCGAGTTCGAGAACGCGGGCAAGAAGGCCGGCAAGGACTATATCTGCGCAGCGGTGCCGGGCACGGCGAACTCGTACACGTTCAACGTCGACTCGTTCGTGTTCTTCCAGCAGAAGGGCCAGAAGGACGCGACGCCGGGCCAGCTCGCGCTCGCGAAGACGATCATGACGCCGGCCTTCCAGGAGCAGTTCAGCCTGCTGAAGGGTTCGGTGCCGGTACGCCTCGGCGTGAAGATGGACAAGTTCGACGACTGCGCGAAGAAGTCGTACGCCGACGAGCAGACCGCGATCAAGTCGGGCGGCTTCGTGCCGTCGCTCGCGCACGGAATGGCGCAGGGCGACGCGACGGCCGGCGCGATCACCGACGTCGTGACGAAGTTCATGAACTCGCAGCAGGATTCGAAGAGCGCGGTCGCCGCGCTCGCGAAAGCCGCGAAGGTGAAGTAA
- a CDS encoding ABC transporter ATP-binding protein, which produces MASLSIRDVYKTYPNGVPVLKGVDIEIEDGQFLILVGGSGCGKSTLLNMIAGLETVTSGEICIDGKVVNDLSPKDRDIAMVFQSYALYPSMTVRENISFGLNIRKVPKSEQQQIVERVSAMLQIQHLLDRKPGQLSGGQRQRVAMGRALARDPSLFLFDEPLSNLDAKLRIEMRAEIKLLHQRLGTTIVYVTHDQIEAMTLGDRIAVMKDGVVQQFGAPQDIYDSPSNLFVAGFIGAPPMNFINGKLVEQGSGIALEIDTGVKRGALNLPFDGQLKSHVGREVILGLRPERITDVRHAHNGDASHLQPFDVRVDVTEPTGPDTHVFAQVNGKRIVSRVHPAANPQPDQTLSLLFDVSKAVLFDPASEERIA; this is translated from the coding sequence ATGGCAAGCCTTTCCATCCGTGACGTGTACAAGACCTACCCGAACGGGGTGCCGGTCCTGAAGGGTGTCGACATCGAGATCGAGGACGGACAGTTCCTGATCCTGGTCGGCGGGTCGGGCTGCGGGAAGTCGACGCTGCTCAACATGATCGCCGGCCTCGAGACCGTGACGAGCGGCGAGATCTGCATCGACGGCAAGGTCGTCAACGACCTGTCGCCGAAGGACCGCGACATCGCGATGGTGTTCCAGTCGTATGCGCTGTATCCGTCGATGACGGTGCGCGAGAACATCTCGTTCGGCCTGAACATCCGCAAGGTGCCCAAGAGCGAGCAGCAGCAGATCGTCGAGCGCGTATCGGCGATGCTGCAGATCCAGCACCTGCTCGACCGCAAGCCGGGCCAGCTGTCGGGTGGCCAGCGCCAGCGCGTCGCGATGGGCCGCGCACTGGCGCGCGATCCGTCGCTGTTCCTGTTCGACGAGCCGCTGTCGAACCTCGACGCGAAGCTGCGCATCGAGATGCGCGCCGAAATCAAGCTGCTGCACCAGCGTCTCGGCACGACGATCGTCTACGTGACGCACGACCAGATCGAGGCCATGACGCTCGGCGACCGGATCGCGGTGATGAAGGACGGTGTGGTCCAGCAGTTCGGCGCGCCGCAGGACATCTACGATTCGCCGTCGAACCTGTTCGTCGCGGGCTTCATCGGCGCGCCGCCGATGAACTTCATCAACGGCAAGCTGGTCGAGCAGGGCAGCGGGATCGCGCTCGAGATCGACACGGGCGTCAAGCGCGGTGCGCTCAACCTGCCGTTCGATGGCCAGCTGAAGTCGCACGTCGGCCGCGAGGTGATCCTCGGCCTGCGTCCGGAGCGCATCACCGACGTTCGCCACGCGCATAACGGCGACGCGTCGCACCTGCAGCCGTTCGACGTGCGCGTCGACGTGACCGAGCCGACCGGCCCCGACACGCACGTGTTCGCGCAGGTCAACGGCAAGCGGATCGTGAGCCGCGTGCATCCGGCCGCGAACCCGCAGCCCGATCAGACGCTGTCGCTGCTGTTCGACGTGTCGAAGGCGGTGCTGTTCGATCCGGCGTCGGAAGAGCGGATCGCGTGA
- the trxB gene encoding thioredoxin-disulfide reductase, producing MSTPKHAKVLILGSGPAGYTAAVYAARANLSPVLVTGIAQGGQLMTTTDVENWPADAKGVQGPELMARFQEHAERFNTEIVFDHIHTAKLHEQPIRLIGDSGEYTCDSLIIATGASAQYLGLPSEEAFMGKGVSACATCDGFFYRNQEVAVIGGGNTAVEEALYLTGIAKKVTVIHRRDKFRAEPILIDRLLEKEKEGVVDIKWDHVLDEVTGEESGVTGLRIKNVKTGATQDLNVQGVFVAIGHKPNTDLFQGQLEMKDGYILTKSGLHGNATSTSVPGVFAAGDVQDNVYRQAITSAGTGCMAALDAQRYLEGLHDKK from the coding sequence ATGTCCACGCCCAAACACGCCAAAGTCCTGATTCTCGGTTCCGGCCCCGCCGGCTACACGGCTGCCGTCTACGCGGCACGCGCCAACCTGTCCCCGGTGCTCGTCACCGGCATCGCGCAGGGCGGCCAGCTGATGACGACGACCGATGTCGAAAACTGGCCGGCGGACGCAAAGGGCGTGCAAGGCCCGGAACTGATGGCGCGCTTCCAGGAGCACGCCGAGCGCTTCAACACCGAAATCGTATTCGATCACATCCACACCGCGAAACTGCACGAACAGCCGATCCGGCTGATCGGCGATTCGGGCGAATACACGTGCGACTCGCTGATCATCGCGACCGGCGCGTCCGCGCAGTATCTCGGCCTGCCGTCCGAGGAAGCCTTCATGGGCAAGGGTGTGTCGGCCTGCGCGACGTGCGACGGCTTCTTCTATCGCAACCAGGAAGTCGCGGTGATCGGCGGCGGCAACACGGCCGTCGAGGAAGCGCTCTACCTGACGGGCATCGCGAAGAAGGTCACGGTGATTCACCGCCGCGACAAGTTCCGCGCCGAGCCGATCCTGATCGACCGCCTGCTGGAGAAGGAAAAGGAAGGCGTCGTCGACATCAAGTGGGATCACGTGCTCGACGAAGTGACGGGCGAGGAATCGGGCGTCACGGGGCTGCGCATCAAGAACGTGAAGACCGGCGCGACGCAGGACCTCAACGTGCAGGGCGTGTTCGTCGCGATCGGCCACAAGCCGAACACCGACCTGTTCCAGGGCCAGCTCGAGATGAAGGACGGTTACATCCTGACGAAGAGCGGCCTGCACGGCAACGCGACGTCGACCAGCGTGCCGGGCGTATTCGCCGCCGGCGACGTGCAGGACAACGTGTACCGCCAGGCAATCACCAGCGCCGGCACGGGCTGCATGGCCGCGCTCGACGCGCAGCGCTACCTCGAAGGCCTGCACGACAAGAAGTAA
- a CDS encoding carbohydrate ABC transporter permease translates to MQPKMTISRAVIYAALILFALYFLFPIYVMLSTSFKDLDQLRTGNLLTPPTHWTFDPWVKAWSGACTGVRCDGMKPFFLNSLQMVIPAVLISSLIGAFNGYVLTHWRFRGADALFTMMLVGCFIPFQVILLPMARLQGMLGLANTIPGLVFVHVVYGIAFTTMFFRNFYVSVPAELVKAARIDGAGFFTIFTKILLPVSLPIFMVCLIWQFTQIWNDFLFGIVFSGVDSMPITVALNNLVNTSTGVKEYNVDMAGAIIAALPTLLVYVVAGRYFVRGLTAGAVKG, encoded by the coding sequence ATGCAGCCTAAGATGACGATCAGCCGGGCAGTGATCTATGCGGCGCTGATCCTGTTCGCGCTGTATTTCCTGTTCCCGATCTACGTGATGCTGTCGACGTCGTTCAAGGACCTCGACCAGCTTCGCACCGGCAACCTGCTGACGCCGCCGACGCACTGGACTTTCGATCCGTGGGTGAAGGCGTGGAGCGGCGCGTGTACCGGCGTGCGCTGCGACGGGATGAAGCCGTTCTTCCTGAATTCGCTGCAGATGGTGATTCCGGCCGTGCTGATCTCGTCGCTGATCGGCGCGTTCAACGGCTACGTGCTCACGCACTGGCGCTTTCGCGGCGCGGATGCGCTGTTCACGATGATGCTGGTCGGCTGCTTCATTCCGTTCCAGGTGATCCTGCTGCCGATGGCGCGCCTGCAGGGGATGCTCGGCCTCGCGAATACGATTCCGGGCCTGGTGTTCGTGCACGTCGTGTACGGCATCGCGTTCACGACGATGTTCTTCCGCAACTTCTACGTGAGCGTGCCGGCCGAGCTCGTGAAGGCCGCGCGCATCGACGGCGCGGGTTTCTTCACGATCTTCACGAAGATCCTGCTGCCCGTGTCGCTGCCGATCTTCATGGTGTGCCTGATCTGGCAATTCACGCAGATCTGGAATGACTTCCTGTTCGGGATCGTGTTCTCCGGCGTCGACTCGATGCCGATCACGGTCGCGCTGAACAACCTCGTCAACACGTCGACGGGCGTGAAGGAGTACAACGTCGACATGGCGGGCGCGATCATCGCCGCGCTGCCGACGCTGCTCGTCTACGTGGTCGCCGGCCGCTACTTCGTGCGCGGGCTGACGGCGGGCGCGGTGAAGGGGTAA
- a CDS encoding carbohydrate ABC transporter permease produces the protein MAAPLSGNGSGAAVARRTSPMSAFADRWIPKLVLAPSLAIAVVFIYGFILITGYLSLTNSRLLPNYEFDGFGRYSDLFQNDVWWTSAANLGWFGIPFIAICVALGLFLAILLDQRIRNEGALRAIFLYPMALSFIVTGTAWQWILNPGLGLEKVMHDWGWTSFSFGWLDDPDKAIFCIVIAAVWQSTGFVMALFLAGLRGVDAEIFKAAQVDGATLPTIYRKIVIPSMRPVFFSVLLILCHITIKTFDLVVALTAGGPGTSSSLPAMFMYTFSFNRGQLGLGAASSVMMLATVVAVLVPLMYMESRSTRNAA, from the coding sequence GTGGCTGCCCCTCTTAGCGGAAACGGATCCGGCGCTGCCGTCGCGCGGCGCACGTCGCCGATGTCGGCCTTCGCCGATCGCTGGATTCCGAAGCTCGTGCTCGCGCCGAGCCTCGCGATCGCCGTGGTGTTCATCTACGGTTTCATCCTGATTACCGGCTATCTGTCGCTGACCAACTCGCGGCTGTTGCCGAACTACGAATTCGACGGCTTCGGCCGTTACTCGGACCTGTTCCAGAACGACGTGTGGTGGACCTCCGCCGCGAACCTCGGCTGGTTCGGGATTCCGTTCATCGCGATCTGCGTCGCGCTCGGGCTGTTCCTCGCGATCCTGCTCGACCAGCGCATCCGCAACGAAGGCGCGCTGCGCGCGATCTTCCTGTACCCGATGGCGCTGTCGTTCATCGTCACGGGTACCGCGTGGCAGTGGATCCTGAACCCGGGCCTCGGCCTGGAGAAGGTGATGCACGACTGGGGCTGGACGAGCTTCTCGTTCGGCTGGCTCGACGATCCGGACAAGGCGATCTTCTGTATCGTGATCGCCGCCGTGTGGCAGTCGACCGGCTTCGTGATGGCGCTGTTCCTCGCCGGGTTGCGCGGCGTCGACGCCGAGATCTTCAAGGCCGCGCAGGTCGACGGCGCGACGCTGCCGACCATCTACCGCAAGATCGTGATCCCGAGCATGCGCCCGGTGTTCTTCTCGGTGCTGCTGATCCTCTGCCACATCACGATCAAGACCTTCGACCTGGTCGTCGCGCTGACGGCGGGCGGCCCCGGCACGTCGTCGTCGCTGCCGGCCATGTTCATGTACACGTTTTCGTTCAACCGCGGCCAGCTCGGGCTCGGCGCGGCGTCGTCGGTGATGATGCTCGCGACCGTGGTCGCGGTGCTGGTGCCGCTGATGTATATGGAATCGAGGAGCACCCGCAATGCAGCCTAA
- the zwf gene encoding glucose-6-phosphate dehydrogenase, producing MHTDSSFTFVLFGGTGDLSMRKILPALFEAHRGNMLAEGGRIVAVARHESDRAGYLEWVDTHVKPHAAKAAGKAFDDSAWQAFLERIEYVKLDLGRAEDYTVLRDAVAQLPGIRVFYLATGPSLFVPICKALASVGLNEGARIVLEKPLGYDLRSSNAINDAVGEIFAEDQIYRIDHYLGKEPVQNLLALRFGNALFEPLWRREWVESIQITIAEELGVEARGDFYDNTGALRDMVQNHLLQLLSIVAMEPPHSMDSDSVRDEKLRVLRALKAVDPRDIGKVAVRGQYHAGVIKGAQVPAYATEPGVKPDSQTETFVALKVEIENWRWAGVPFFLRTGKRLADRVAEIVVNFRPVPHSALGPTALRAGANRLVIRLQPNETIRLYCLAKQPGEGMNLASVHLDLAFDQFFKEGQMEAYQRLLLDVINGRLALFVRRDEQEAAWRWVEPILNEWARSLKPPKPYAAGTWGPAAASAMLAQHGTCWLEEEN from the coding sequence ATGCATACCGATTCCAGCTTTACCTTCGTACTTTTCGGCGGCACCGGCGACCTGTCGATGCGCAAGATCCTGCCCGCGCTGTTCGAAGCGCACCGCGGCAACATGCTCGCGGAAGGCGGCCGGATCGTTGCCGTCGCGCGGCACGAATCGGATCGGGCGGGCTATCTCGAGTGGGTCGACACGCACGTGAAGCCGCATGCGGCGAAGGCGGCCGGCAAGGCGTTCGACGACAGCGCGTGGCAAGCCTTCCTCGAGCGCATCGAATACGTGAAGCTCGACCTCGGCCGCGCGGAGGACTACACCGTGCTGCGCGACGCGGTCGCACAATTGCCCGGCATCCGCGTGTTCTATCTCGCGACGGGGCCGTCGCTGTTCGTGCCGATCTGCAAGGCGCTCGCGTCGGTCGGCCTGAACGAAGGCGCGCGCATCGTGCTCGAGAAGCCGCTCGGCTACGACCTGCGCTCGTCGAACGCGATCAACGACGCGGTCGGCGAGATCTTCGCGGAAGACCAGATCTACCGGATCGACCACTATCTCGGGAAAGAGCCGGTACAGAACCTGCTCGCGCTGCGCTTCGGCAATGCGCTGTTCGAGCCGCTGTGGCGCCGCGAATGGGTCGAGAGCATCCAGATCACGATCGCCGAGGAGCTCGGCGTCGAGGCGCGCGGCGATTTCTACGACAATACGGGCGCGCTGCGCGACATGGTGCAGAACCACCTGCTGCAACTGCTGTCGATCGTCGCGATGGAGCCGCCGCACTCGATGGATTCCGACTCGGTGCGCGACGAGAAGCTGCGCGTGCTGCGTGCGCTGAAAGCGGTCGATCCGCGCGACATCGGCAAGGTCGCGGTGCGCGGCCAGTATCATGCGGGCGTGATCAAGGGCGCGCAGGTGCCGGCCTACGCGACCGAGCCGGGCGTGAAGCCCGACAGCCAGACCGAAACCTTCGTCGCGCTGAAGGTCGAGATCGAGAACTGGCGCTGGGCCGGCGTGCCGTTCTTCCTGCGCACCGGCAAGCGTCTCGCCGACCGCGTCGCGGAGATCGTCGTCAATTTCCGGCCGGTGCCGCACTCGGCGCTCGGGCCCACCGCGCTGCGCGCCGGCGCGAACCGCCTCGTGATCCGGTTGCAGCCGAACGAGACGATTCGCCTGTACTGCCTCGCGAAGCAGCCCGGCGAAGGGATGAACCTCGCGAGCGTGCACCTCGACCTCGCGTTCGACCAGTTCTTCAAGGAAGGGCAGATGGAGGCCTACCAGCGCCTGCTGCTCGACGTGATCAACGGCCGCCTCGCGCTGTTCGTGCGCCGCGACGAGCAGGAAGCCGCGTGGCGCTGGGTCGAGCCGATCCTGAACGAATGGGCGCGCTCGCTGAAGCCGCCGAAGCCGTACGCGGCGGGCACGTGGGGGCCGGCCGCGGCGAGCGCGATGCTCGCGCAGCACGGCACCTGCTGGCTCGAAGAAGAAAATTGA
- a CDS encoding bifunctional transcriptional regulator/glucokinase, with translation MSTGAQSKAVVAVQHADGPRLLADVGGTNARFALETGPGEITQIRVYPGADYPTITDAIRKYLKDVKISRVNHAAIAIANPVDGDQVTMTNHDWSFSIEATRRALGFDTLLVVNDFTALAMALPGLTDAQRVQIGGGTRRQNSVIGLLGPGTGLGVSGLIPADDRWIALGSEGGHASFAPQDEREDLVLQYARKKFPHVSFERVCAGPGMEIIYRALAARDKKRLAANVDTVEIVERAHAGEALALEAVECFCGILGAFAGSVALTLGALGGVYIGGGVALKLGELFTRSSFRARFEAKGRFTHYLQNIPTYLITAEYPAFLGVSAILAEQLSNRSGGASSAVFERIRQMRDALTPAERRVADLALNHPRSIINDPIVDIARKADVSQPTVIRFCRSLGCQGLSDFKLKLATGLTGTIPMSHSQVHLGDTATDFGAKVLDNTVSAILQLREHLNFEHVENAIEILNGARRIEFYGLGNSNIVAQDAHYKFFRFGIPTIAYGDLYMQAASAALLGKGDVIVAVSKSGRAPELLRVLEVAMQAGAKVIAITSSNTPLAKRATVALETDHIEMRESQLSMISRILHLLMIDVLAVGVAIRRASTNGELPEAVAQARARASDDETADVLDWLSHGASPAAKDVARD, from the coding sequence ATGTCTACTGGTGCGCAAAGTAAGGCTGTCGTCGCGGTCCAGCATGCCGACGGCCCGCGCCTGCTCGCGGACGTCGGCGGCACCAACGCGCGTTTCGCGCTGGAAACCGGCCCGGGCGAGATCACGCAGATCCGCGTCTATCCCGGCGCCGACTATCCGACGATCACCGACGCGATCCGCAAGTATCTGAAGGACGTGAAGATCAGCCGCGTGAACCACGCGGCGATCGCGATCGCGAACCCGGTCGACGGCGACCAGGTCACGATGACCAATCACGACTGGAGCTTCTCGATCGAGGCGACGCGCCGCGCGCTCGGCTTCGACACGCTGCTCGTCGTCAACGACTTCACCGCGCTCGCGATGGCGCTGCCCGGCCTCACCGATGCGCAGCGCGTGCAGATCGGCGGCGGCACGCGCCGCCAGAACAGCGTGATCGGGCTGCTCGGGCCCGGCACCGGGCTCGGCGTGTCCGGCCTGATTCCGGCCGACGATCGCTGGATCGCGCTCGGCAGCGAAGGCGGCCATGCATCGTTCGCGCCGCAGGACGAGCGCGAGGATCTGGTGCTGCAGTACGCGCGCAAGAAGTTTCCGCACGTGTCGTTCGAACGCGTGTGCGCGGGCCCCGGCATGGAGATCATCTATCGTGCGCTCGCCGCGCGCGACAAGAAGCGCCTCGCCGCGAACGTCGACACGGTCGAGATCGTCGAGCGCGCGCATGCAGGCGAAGCGCTCGCGCTCGAGGCGGTCGAATGCTTCTGCGGGATTCTCGGCGCGTTCGCGGGCAGCGTCGCGCTGACGCTCGGCGCGCTCGGCGGCGTCTATATCGGCGGCGGCGTCGCGCTGAAGCTCGGCGAACTGTTCACGCGCTCGTCGTTCCGCGCGCGCTTCGAGGCGAAGGGCCGTTTCACGCACTATCTGCAGAACATCCCGACCTACCTGATCACCGCCGAATATCCGGCGTTCCTCGGCGTATCGGCGATTCTCGCGGAGCAGTTGTCGAACCGTTCGGGCGGCGCGTCGTCGGCGGTGTTCGAGCGGATCCGCCAGATGCGCGACGCGCTGACGCCGGCGGAGCGCCGCGTCGCCGATCTCGCGCTGAACCATCCGCGCTCGATCATCAACGATCCGATCGTCGACATCGCGCGCAAGGCGGACGTGAGCCAGCCGACGGTGATCCGCTTCTGCCGCTCGCTCGGCTGCCAGGGCTTGTCGGACTTCAAGCTGAAGCTCGCGACCGGCCTCACCGGCACGATTCCGATGAGCCATAGCCAGGTGCATCTCGGCGACACGGCCACCGACTTCGGCGCGAAGGTGCTCGACAACACGGTGTCCGCGATCCTGCAACTGCGCGAACACCTGAACTTCGAGCACGTCGAGAATGCGATCGAGATCCTGAACGGCGCGCGCCGCATCGAGTTCTACGGGCTCGGCAATTCGAACATCGTCGCGCAGGACGCGCACTACAAGTTCTTCCGCTTCGGGATTCCGACGATCGCGTACGGCGACCTGTACATGCAGGCCGCGTCGGCCGCGCTGCTCGGCAAGGGCGACGTGATCGTCGCGGTGTCGAAGTCGGGGCGCGCGCCCGAGCTGCTGCGCGTGCTCGAGGTCGCGATGCAGGCCGGTGCGAAGGTGATCGCGATCACGTCGAGCAACACGCCGCTCGCGAAGCGCGCGACCGTCGCGCTCGAGACCGACCACATCGAGATGCGCGAGTCGCAGCTGTCGATGATCTCGCGGATCCTGCATCTGCTGATGATCGACGTCCTCGCGGTCGGCGTCGCGATCCGTCGCGCGTCGACCAACGGCGAATTGCCGGAGGCCGTCGCGCAGGCGCGCGCACGGGCGAGCGACGACGAAACGGCCGACGTGCTCGACTGGCTGAGCCACGGCGCATCGCCGGCGGCGAAGGACGTGGCGCGCGACTGA
- a CDS encoding Smr/MutS family protein has translation MAKNQPHPSDPAKRQIAARPANPAPAAPPPAPDAAALRGQGLAGLGALRKSLQGEADRRERARVETAKVARQAEADANLFRNEIGAIQPLNAPPRAKPGRTPPDPVPKQTQRDEEDVLNATLSDEFDPETLLDSDESLYYHRAGISREVVRKLRSGAWIVQAQLDLHGMRRDEARDALAEFIREAGKKGLRCLRVIHGKGLGSIGKEPVLKGKVRAWLVQKEEVIAFCEARSHDGGAGAVLLLLQPLPAPADRGPRAAS, from the coding sequence ATGGCGAAGAACCAGCCCCATCCGAGCGATCCCGCGAAGCGGCAGATCGCCGCCCGTCCCGCGAACCCGGCGCCCGCCGCGCCCCCGCCCGCACCCGATGCCGCCGCGTTGCGCGGCCAGGGTCTGGCCGGCCTCGGCGCGCTGCGCAAGTCGCTGCAAGGCGAAGCCGACCGCCGCGAGCGCGCCCGCGTCGAAACCGCGAAGGTCGCGCGCCAGGCGGAAGCCGACGCGAACCTGTTCCGCAACGAAATCGGCGCGATCCAGCCGCTGAACGCACCGCCGCGCGCGAAGCCCGGCCGCACGCCGCCCGACCCGGTGCCGAAGCAGACGCAGCGCGACGAGGAAGACGTGCTGAACGCGACGCTGTCCGACGAATTCGATCCGGAAACGCTGCTCGACAGCGACGAATCGCTGTATTACCACCGCGCCGGCATCAGCCGCGAGGTCGTGCGCAAGCTGCGCAGCGGCGCGTGGATCGTACAGGCGCAGCTCGACCTGCACGGGATGCGGCGCGACGAGGCGCGCGACGCGCTCGCGGAATTCATCCGCGAAGCCGGCAAGAAGGGGCTGCGCTGCCTGCGCGTGATCCACGGCAAGGGGCTCGGCTCGATCGGCAAGGAGCCCGTGCTGAAAGGCAAGGTGCGCGCGTGGCTCGTGCAGAAGGAAGAAGTGATCGCGTTCTGCGAGGCGCGCAGCCACGACGGCGGCGCGGGCGCGGTGCTCCTGCTGCTGCAGCCGCTGCCGGCCCCCGCCGATCGGGGGCCGCGTGCCGCATCCTAG